One window of the Mycobacterium sp. SVM_VP21 genome contains the following:
- a CDS encoding GMC family oxidoreductase N-terminal domain-containing protein: MDAGTHYDFVVVGGGTAGCVVAGRLAENPNVRVLIVEAGVGNPWDLAGVTTPGTAMELRHSQYDWDYKAKFVDRGVWERIDKQDTRGRILGGSSSANYFSWIPGCKPTYDRWGEYGGSEWTWEPLLPYLRKSASYHDDSGMFSADLQKIGQAGPLPISHNLIPELQPFRDAITKAWTSRGEPLTENIYDGEMKGLTHAVNTIYRGVRSGSFLFVKDKPNVTIVSEVRSKRLIIDYATRTCKGVTIIDAAGNEVDFYATREVILSQGVFESPKLLMLSGIGPGRELAKYGIDVVVDSRHVGQHLYDHPGVPFVLRIKEGFALDSALLRPGPKHDAAVAAYEKDHSGPLGSGLLEMIGFPRVDKYLEKDPVYREAKAANGGSDPFSPEGQPHFEIDFVPAFGSAFQWQYPTPADGDHITVMVDLVRPAYEGGEVTLNSDDPFMAPNINLNYLSNELDIIALREGVRFAYDILTKGDGFKDLVVEQYPWNMPLHSDELMRTSVQDRVQTSYHPCGTNRLSKNIDQGVVDPQLKVHGVDKLRVIDASVFPIIPDCRIQNTVYMVGEKGADLIKADHSDLFK; the protein is encoded by the coding sequence ATGGACGCTGGCACGCACTATGACTTCGTCGTCGTTGGGGGAGGCACCGCAGGTTGTGTCGTGGCCGGCAGACTCGCCGAGAACCCGAATGTCAGGGTCCTCATCGTCGAGGCGGGGGTCGGCAACCCGTGGGATCTAGCCGGAGTCACCACTCCAGGAACCGCGATGGAACTGCGACACAGCCAATACGACTGGGACTACAAGGCGAAGTTCGTCGACCGCGGCGTGTGGGAGCGCATCGACAAACAGGACACCCGCGGCCGAATCCTCGGCGGCAGCTCGTCGGCGAACTACTTCAGCTGGATCCCCGGCTGCAAGCCGACCTACGACCGGTGGGGCGAATACGGCGGCTCGGAGTGGACATGGGAGCCGCTGCTTCCCTACCTGCGCAAGAGCGCGAGCTACCACGACGACTCGGGCATGTTCTCCGCCGATCTGCAGAAGATCGGACAGGCCGGTCCGCTGCCCATTTCGCACAACCTTATCCCGGAATTGCAGCCGTTCCGCGACGCCATCACCAAGGCCTGGACCTCCCGGGGCGAGCCGCTCACCGAGAACATCTACGACGGTGAGATGAAGGGCCTCACCCACGCCGTCAACACCATCTACCGTGGCGTGCGCTCCGGCAGCTTCCTGTTCGTGAAAGACAAGCCGAACGTCACGATCGTGTCCGAGGTGCGTTCCAAGCGGCTGATCATCGACTACGCCACCCGCACCTGCAAAGGTGTGACGATCATTGACGCCGCAGGCAACGAAGTCGACTTCTACGCCACCCGGGAAGTCATCTTGTCCCAGGGCGTGTTCGAGAGTCCGAAGCTGCTGATGCTCAGCGGAATCGGCCCGGGCCGCGAGTTGGCCAAATACGGCATCGATGTCGTGGTGGACTCACGCCACGTCGGCCAGCACCTCTACGACCACCCGGGCGTGCCGTTCGTGCTGCGGATCAAGGAGGGGTTCGCCCTCGACAGTGCCCTGTTACGCCCCGGCCCCAAACACGACGCTGCGGTTGCCGCCTACGAGAAGGACCACTCGGGGCCGTTGGGTTCGGGCTTGTTGGAGATGATCGGTTTCCCGCGCGTCGACAAGTACTTGGAGAAGGACCCGGTCTACCGCGAGGCCAAGGCCGCTAACGGCGGGTCCGACCCCTTCTCGCCGGAGGGACAGCCGCACTTCGAAATCGACTTCGTCCCCGCGTTCGGCAGTGCCTTCCAGTGGCAGTACCCGACGCCCGCCGATGGTGACCACATCACGGTGATGGTCGACCTGGTCCGGCCGGCCTACGAGGGTGGTGAAGTCACGCTCAACAGCGACGACCCGTTCATGGCACCCAACATCAACCTCAATTACCTGTCCAATGAACTCGACATCATCGCCCTGCGTGAAGGGGTTCGGTTCGCCTACGACATTCTCACCAAGGGTGATGGATTCAAGGACCTCGTCGTCGAGCAGTACCCATGGAACATGCCGCTGCACTCCGATGAGCTGATGCGGACGTCCGTTCAGGATCGCGTGCAGACCTCATATCACCCCTGCGGCACCAACCGGCTGTCCAAGAACATCGACCAGGGGGTGGTCGACCCGCAGCTCAAGGTGCACGGTGTCGACAAGTTGCGTGTTATCGACGCGTCGGTGTTCCCGATCATCCCGGACTGCCGGATCCAGAACACCGTCTACATGGTCGGCGAGAAGGGTGCAGACCTGATCAAGGCTGACCACTCCGATCTGTTCAAGTAG
- a CDS encoding alpha/beta hydrolase: protein MPEQDEAQAAFDGFIDMWTSGRTGGLRAPLLHHPGELDLKYEDVSFPSADGVRLEGWFIPADSNRLIIHNHFLPGNRSGYPGHLPQFGGLGGFEVNFLPEYKALHDAGYNILCYDMSNHGMSGSRERGTGIGLVEYQDVIGSVRYAKSRPDTASMETFLLSVCLGGDSTCVAIAKHPEEFEHIKSLILLQPVSADPIVENFVQGNDIPDGYTRFDRTVFERTGFHLAEQSPIEYAKSIHIPTLVVQVHHDVMTRPEDVQAIYDAIPAEDKKLHWIEGTTRRFDGYNYFGEHPEVAIDWFANHRR from the coding sequence ATGCCCGAGCAAGACGAGGCCCAGGCCGCGTTCGACGGTTTTATCGACATGTGGACCAGCGGTCGAACGGGTGGGTTACGCGCACCCCTCCTGCATCACCCGGGCGAGCTCGACCTGAAGTACGAGGACGTGTCGTTCCCGTCGGCGGACGGTGTTCGGCTGGAAGGCTGGTTCATCCCCGCCGATTCGAACCGGCTGATCATCCACAACCACTTCCTGCCGGGAAACCGCTCTGGTTACCCGGGACACCTCCCGCAGTTCGGCGGGCTGGGCGGGTTCGAAGTGAACTTCTTGCCGGAGTACAAAGCGCTGCACGACGCCGGCTACAACATCTTGTGTTACGACATGAGCAACCACGGGATGAGCGGATCACGCGAGCGCGGCACCGGAATCGGGCTGGTGGAATACCAGGACGTGATCGGTTCGGTGCGCTACGCCAAGTCCCGCCCGGACACAGCGTCGATGGAGACGTTCCTGCTCAGCGTCTGTCTGGGTGGCGACTCGACCTGCGTTGCGATTGCCAAGCACCCGGAGGAGTTCGAGCACATCAAGTCACTGATCCTGTTGCAGCCGGTTTCGGCCGACCCGATCGTGGAGAATTTCGTGCAGGGCAACGACATTCCCGACGGCTACACACGTTTCGACCGAACGGTGTTCGAGCGGACCGGTTTCCATCTCGCCGAGCAGTCACCGATCGAGTACGCCAAGTCGATTCACATTCCCACCCTGGTCGTCCAGGTTCATCACGACGTCATGACCCGCCCCGAGGACGTGCAGGCGATCTACGACGCGATCCCCGCGGAGGACAAGAAGCTGCACTGGATCGAGGGCACCACCCGGCGCTTCGACGGCTACAACTACTTCGGCGAACACCCCGAGGTGGCCATTGACTGGTTTGCCAATCACCGCAGGTAG
- a CDS encoding LysR family transcriptional regulator: MLFRQLEYFVALARERHFARAAAACYVSQPALSEAIRKLEHELKVPLVRRGQKFEGLTPEGERLVLWARRILADRDALKQEVTALQTGLTGELRIGVIPAAASTVALLSDPFSAAHPLVRVQLETSLRTAEIAERVRRFELDAGIIYPDRDDTADLVVTPLYQEQQVLVAGSELLTGQTNTISWPDVVELPICLLAEGMRGRRLIDDALAGQDLKLVPRLETDSFVALLAHVTTGRWATIVPQTWVGAVTLPGTATLRLIDPELKAQVALVTSAAEPGSVMARALLEVAQHVDFGAATTSDR; encoded by the coding sequence ATGCTGTTTCGTCAGCTTGAGTACTTCGTTGCGCTGGCCCGGGAGAGGCATTTCGCGCGCGCCGCGGCCGCCTGCTACGTCTCCCAACCCGCATTGTCGGAGGCCATCCGAAAACTCGAACACGAGCTGAAGGTTCCGTTGGTCCGGCGAGGACAGAAGTTCGAGGGCCTCACCCCCGAGGGTGAGCGCCTGGTGCTGTGGGCGCGGCGCATCCTGGCTGACCGCGACGCGCTCAAGCAGGAGGTGACCGCGCTGCAGACCGGTCTCACCGGGGAGCTGCGCATCGGGGTCATTCCGGCCGCCGCGAGCACCGTCGCACTGCTGTCGGACCCGTTTTCCGCGGCGCACCCCTTGGTTCGGGTGCAGTTGGAGACCAGCCTGCGTACCGCAGAAATCGCCGAACGGGTGCGCCGGTTCGAGCTGGACGCCGGCATCATCTACCCCGATCGCGACGACACCGCGGATCTGGTGGTCACCCCGCTGTATCAAGAACAGCAGGTACTGGTCGCCGGTAGCGAACTTCTCACCGGCCAGACGAACACCATCAGTTGGCCAGATGTAGTCGAGCTACCAATATGTCTGCTCGCCGAAGGGATGCGCGGTCGCCGATTGATCGACGATGCGTTGGCGGGCCAGGATCTGAAACTCGTTCCGCGACTGGAGACCGATTCTTTCGTGGCGCTGCTCGCCCATGTGACCACCGGCCGGTGGGCCACCATCGTTCCGCAGACCTGGGTGGGGGCCGTGACACTGCCGGGGACGGCAACGCTGCGCCTGATTGATCCGGAACTGAAGGCTCAGGTGGCACTTGTCACCAGCGCCGCCGAGCCCGGATCGGTGATGGCCCGCGCACTGTTGGAAGTTGCGCAGCACGTCGATTTCGGCGCCGCAACCACGTCTGATCGGTAG
- a CDS encoding helix-turn-helix transcriptional regulator, producing the protein MDIGQDIKGFLMTRRARITPEQVGLPPGRRRRVPGLRREEVAQLAEVSIEYYTQIERGHVAGVSDEVLDAVARALQLTDAETAHLFDLARAGAVKPGWRRTARRTGVVLPDGVQQLLDSMVGAPAVVLNGHLDVVAANALGRALYAPAFGRTGTTPNLARSVFLDPSADATFPDWSAAADDVVALLRAEAARAPDSPAVVALIGELATRSEPFRTRWAAHNVKAHHHGAKRFRHPAVGELTLTYNAFELPGAAGLSLIGYTAAPQSPAEQALKLLASWVATEHQGIVVE; encoded by the coding sequence ATGGACATCGGCCAGGACATCAAAGGATTCCTGATGACTCGGCGCGCACGGATAACCCCTGAACAAGTCGGGTTGCCGCCCGGGCGACGGCGTCGAGTCCCCGGGTTGCGGCGCGAGGAGGTGGCCCAGCTGGCCGAGGTCAGCATCGAGTACTACACCCAGATCGAACGGGGCCACGTGGCCGGTGTCTCCGATGAGGTCCTGGACGCCGTCGCCCGAGCCTTGCAGCTGACCGATGCGGAGACGGCGCATTTGTTCGACCTGGCCCGAGCCGGTGCGGTCAAACCCGGGTGGCGGCGGACGGCGCGCCGAACCGGCGTGGTCTTGCCCGACGGGGTGCAGCAATTGCTGGACAGCATGGTCGGCGCCCCGGCCGTGGTGCTCAACGGGCATCTCGACGTGGTCGCCGCCAACGCGCTCGGACGCGCCCTGTACGCGCCGGCGTTTGGCCGTACCGGCACAACGCCGAACCTCGCTCGGTCTGTCTTCCTCGATCCGTCGGCCGACGCGACCTTCCCGGACTGGTCCGCCGCCGCTGACGACGTGGTGGCCCTGCTGCGGGCCGAAGCCGCCCGCGCACCGGACTCGCCGGCCGTAGTCGCGTTGATCGGGGAGCTGGCCACTCGCAGCGAACCGTTCCGCACCCGCTGGGCCGCCCACAATGTCAAGGCTCACCACCACGGCGCCAAACGATTCCGACATCCCGCGGTCGGAGAATTGACGTTGACGTACAACGCTTTCGAGTTGCCGGGCGCCGCCGGGTTGTCCCTGATCGGGTACACCGCCGCACCGCAGTCACCCGCCGAGCAGGCGCTGAAACTATTGGCCAGCTGGGTTGCGACCGAACACCAGGGGATCGTGGTCGAATAG
- a CDS encoding VOC family protein yields MIKPHGVNTEFEISGINHVAMVCSDMERTVDFYSNILGMPLIKSLNLPGGLGQHFFFDAGNGDCVAFFWFRDAPDRVPGISSPAAIPGIGEITSAVSTLNHLAFHVPADKFDAYRQRLKEKGVRVGPVLNHDESEWQASPTLHPGVYVRSFYFQDPDGITLEFACWTKEFTGDEEHVTPKTAADRRVPAST; encoded by the coding sequence ATGATCAAGCCGCACGGTGTCAACACCGAATTCGAAATCAGCGGGATCAACCACGTAGCGATGGTGTGCTCCGACATGGAACGCACCGTCGACTTCTACAGCAACATCCTGGGGATGCCGCTGATCAAGTCGCTCAACCTGCCCGGGGGTCTCGGTCAGCACTTCTTCTTTGATGCCGGCAACGGGGACTGCGTGGCCTTCTTCTGGTTCCGTGACGCTCCGGACCGGGTGCCCGGGATCTCCTCGCCGGCCGCCATACCCGGAATCGGCGAGATCACCAGTGCGGTGAGCACGCTCAACCACCTGGCCTTCCATGTGCCGGCGGACAAGTTCGACGCCTACCGCCAGCGGCTGAAAGAGAAAGGTGTCCGGGTCGGGCCGGTGCTCAACCACGACGAGTCCGAGTGGCAGGCGAGCCCGACGTTGCATCCGGGTGTGTATGTCCGCTCGTTCTACTTCCAGGACCCCGACGGAATCACGCTGGAATTCGCCTGCTGGACCAAGGAATTCACCGGCGACGAAGAGCACGTCACGCCCAAGACCGCAGCCGACCGGCGGGTCCCGGCCAGTACCTAG
- a CDS encoding 2-hydroxyacid dehydrogenase gives MALRVLAHFIPGPKVSEFVAPESDWLDIRWCAADDDDTFHRELADAEVLWHVLRPLSGDDLRAGPRLRLVHKFGVGINTIDVDVATQRGIAVANMPGANAASVAEGTVLLMLAVLRRLLPLDRATRELRGWPTDPELGEHCRDIGGCTVGLVGYGSVAQRVAGIVAAMGAQVLHTSTRDDGTPGWRPLPELLAASDIVSLHVPLKTGPDATHHLIDAAALARMKPEAVLVNTARGPIVDEAALADALRDGRLAGAGLDVFAVEPVTADNPLLGLENVVLTPHVSWYTADTMRRYLAAAVDNCRRLRDGRPLTHVVNRP, from the coding sequence ATGGCGTTGAGAGTCCTGGCGCACTTCATTCCCGGCCCGAAGGTCTCCGAATTCGTTGCACCCGAGTCTGATTGGCTGGACATCCGGTGGTGCGCCGCCGACGACGACGACACGTTCCACCGTGAACTGGCCGACGCCGAAGTGCTATGGCACGTGCTGCGGCCGCTCTCGGGCGACGACCTGCGAGCCGGGCCACGACTGCGGCTGGTGCACAAGTTCGGCGTCGGTATCAACACCATCGACGTCGACGTCGCAACACAGCGCGGCATCGCGGTGGCCAATATGCCCGGTGCCAATGCCGCCTCCGTGGCCGAGGGCACCGTGTTGCTGATGCTGGCCGTGCTGCGCCGGCTGCTGCCGCTGGATCGCGCGACCCGTGAGCTCCGCGGTTGGCCGACCGATCCCGAGTTGGGTGAACACTGCCGGGACATCGGCGGCTGCACGGTCGGCCTGGTCGGCTACGGCAGTGTCGCCCAGCGGGTGGCCGGGATCGTGGCCGCCATGGGCGCGCAGGTGCTGCACACCAGCACCCGCGACGACGGCACGCCCGGTTGGCGGCCCCTGCCGGAACTGCTTGCCGCCTCGGACATCGTCTCGCTGCACGTTCCATTGAAAACGGGGCCCGACGCCACCCATCATCTGATCGACGCGGCCGCCCTGGCACGCATGAAACCCGAGGCGGTGTTGGTCAACACCGCGCGCGGACCCATCGTCGACGAAGCCGCGCTGGCCGACGCGCTGCGCGACGGGCGGCTGGCCGGCGCGGGCCTCGACGTGTTCGCCGTCGAGCCGGTGACCGCGGACAACCCGCTGCTCGGCCTGGAGAACGTGGTGCTGACCCCGCATGTCAGCTGGTACACCGCGGACACCATGCGGCGCTATCTGGCTGCCGCTGTCGACAACTGCCGCCGGCTGCGCGACGGGCGGCCCCTGACCCACGTCGTCAACCGACCGTAG
- a CDS encoding TetR/AcrR family transcriptional regulator produces MSTSPEQSGHRDPLPTHRGRRTQAAIDAAARAVIARKGVLAATIADIAAEAGRSAASFYNYYDSKEAMVAEWALRFRDEAAERASSVVRHGLTNRERIEQATAAHWHTYRNRLAEMVGVSQLAMVNDDFARYWAEICAVPVGHITETVKRAQAEGYCTNDDPELLAVAIVSMLNQFCYVQLATPRDDGGPDDAACIRTLANVFYRAIYTEENS; encoded by the coding sequence GTGTCGACCAGCCCCGAGCAGTCCGGTCATCGCGACCCGTTGCCCACCCACCGGGGCCGACGCACCCAAGCCGCGATCGACGCGGCCGCGCGCGCGGTGATCGCCCGCAAGGGAGTTCTGGCTGCCACCATCGCCGATATCGCGGCCGAGGCCGGCCGATCGGCGGCATCGTTCTACAACTACTACGACTCCAAAGAAGCGATGGTCGCCGAATGGGCGCTGCGATTCCGCGACGAGGCCGCCGAGCGAGCCTCCAGCGTGGTGCGGCACGGGCTGACCAACCGCGAACGGATCGAGCAGGCCACCGCCGCGCATTGGCACACTTACCGCAACCGGCTGGCAGAGATGGTCGGCGTCTCCCAGCTGGCGATGGTCAACGACGACTTCGCCCGGTACTGGGCGGAGATCTGCGCGGTTCCCGTCGGCCACATCACCGAAACGGTCAAGCGCGCCCAAGCCGAGGGCTACTGCACCAATGACGACCCGGAACTGCTCGCGGTGGCGATCGTCTCGATGCTCAACCAGTTCTGTTATGTCCAGCTCGCCACGCCCCGGGACGACGGCGGTCCCGACGACGCAGCGTGTATTCGCACGCTGGCCAATGTGTTCTACCGGGCCATCTATACCGAGGAGAATTCCTGA